AGGAGCATCTGAAGGAAATCCGGCAGATTGACCTCGATGGTGTCGTTTCCTTCTTTGATGAGTATATCCGCCAACATGCCCGTCCATCAGAGGCGTCGGCTTTTGACAATCTGGCAAAGACTGCACAGCGCTCAATCGACCGAAATGACAAAGACTTTGAGCACCACCTTGATGAGCTGAAAGGCAAAAACTTCGAGATCCTATGGCGGCAGGATTGGTTCGTGGTCGAGCGGTTCAAATCGATGGTCAACTCGCCCCACCTGTTTGCCGACAAGCACCGTTTCGAGGAACTCGCCCAGATCGGCACGCAACTCATGCGCTCCGATGACATTGAAAAACTTCGCGCCGTTGTCGCCCAGCTTTCGATGATTCAGATCGGCGGCGGCCCAGACAACGAGATGTTCGATGTAGCCAACATTATCAGGGGATGATTTATGGAGAACGACTTATGGCTGCCTAAAGGGTACGAGTTGCCGGATGGTTCGAAAATCCGGTCACGCCTCTATTCCGGCGACGAGTGGCAGATTTTTGATACCAATGGCTCCAACAATATTCTGGTCACGCGCCCGGAGCTGATGCGGAAGTGGAATGATTGCGGTTTTCTCGACGAATCCCTGTTCACAGAGGTCTCGTCTGGAACTGAATCTTTCCGGAGCCTGAGTAGCCATAAGAAGTACTCCCTTACTCCAGTAGAAAATGGCAAGTCACCCGAAAGCAAGGTTGATGCACTGGCCTTTGCTTTCGCCCTCAAAGAGTCTCGGAAGCTATCGCAGGATGCCTCATTTCAAGATGCTGTTTATGTGGAGCAGTACTCCAGACTGCTCCCAACCTGGACGCTGAAACCTCACGTCGATGATCAAGTGGTTTTGGGTACCTGGATCACCGGAGGGGTCGTCATCTCCACAGAGTCCTTCAGGCGTTTGACCACTTTGAAAGGGTGGATGCCTGCTGGCGATCTGGCCGAAATCGTAAAGGCCGCGGGGTTTACCGTACCAGCTGATGCGGGCCTACTGGCCAAGCGCAAGCCCGCCTCTCAAGCTAAGAGCGACGCGAAGGCCGCTATTGCCAAGGAGGCAACCGAACCTGAACAGCCGCAAACGCCTGAAGAATCAGCCGAGGCCAAGGTTTTCAAACTTCCAGGACGGCCGCAGCTCGAGGAGTTTTTTAACGAACACGTCATCGACATAATCTTCAATGCCGAGAAATACCAGGCTTTGGGCATCGATTTTCCTTCCGCCATTGTTCTGCACGGGCCGCCAGGTTGTGGCAAGACTTTTGCCGTGGAGCGGCTTGTCGAGTTTATCGATTGGCCCAGCTACTCGATTGATTCCAACAGCGTCGGCAGCCCCTACATTCACGAAACCAGCAAGAAGATCTCCGAGGTTTTTGACAAGGCAATTGATGGGGCTCCATCCGTCGTCGTGATCGACGAGATGGAATCTTTCCTGTCGGATAGGCGCTCCGGCAGCTCGTCCGGATTGCATCACGTCGAGGAGGTAGCGGAATTCCTTCGGCGGATTCCGGAGGCCATCAAAAACAAGGTACTGATAATCGCTATGACAAATCTGATCGAGATGATCGATCCGGCCATTCTGCGTCGCGGACGTTTCGACCACATCATCGAGGTGGGCATGCCGTCGCGGGAAGAAGTGGCATCGCTGGTGAACTCACTTTTGAGCAAACTACCGAAGGCCGACGGCCTTAACGTGGACAAGATCCTCGATGCTCTCACGGGCAAGGCGCTCTCCGATTCGGCTTTTGTCATACGCGAGGCCGCACGACTTGCTGCCAAGGCCGGGAAGACAGAACTCGATCAAACCAGCATTGAGGCAGCATTGAACAGCCTTCCTAAAGACCAAGAGAAAAAAAACAGACGCATCGGATTCGTCTGGGACGACAAGTAACCGGAGGGGAGCATGGACCTTTTACAAAATCCTTTTCACATTCTAAGTGCCAGCCCCCGCGATAACCGTCGACGGATCATGGAGTTGGCTGATGAACGCAGCCTTTTGCTCGACTCAAGTGAGTGCATGGAGGCACGTTCGGAGTTGACCAACCCCCGGAAAAGGCTCTCCGCTGAAGTCGCGTGGCTGCCAGGTATTGGGCCGAAACGAGCCGGAGAGCTGTTGTCGATCATCGAATCCTCGCCAACGGATTTGCTTGCGGTCGGTAATCTGTCGTCAATTGCTCGGGCAAACCTGCTTGCGGCAGGCATCGCTCGCTTGCCTGAACACAATGCGGATGACGTTGCGGAGTGGATTCTTGAGATTGCCTGGGCTTTTGAGGACCTCGACCCCGATGAACTGAGTGTGATCATCAACGAAGAACGGATTGTTTCCGGCTTTCCGGAGGTGTCGGACCTCTCAGCCGTTGAAGCTGAAATTCAGGAACGGCGGAGACACTATCGCAAGGTCATCAAGTCGGCCCTTGACAACCTTTCCCCAAAAGAACTCGTGGAAGCAGTTACAGTTACCGTCGAATCCGCAACTGATGATGGAGAGGAACACGGCCCTATTCTAATAGCCGACCTCGTCGATTCGTATGAGGTCGAAGCGCAGGGATTCCTTGATAAGGAAGAAGGAAACATAATAGCCCTCGTGGGAAAACTGCGAGCCGCCGTCGATGCGGAACAGTCAGATTCTACCTTGGCCCCCATGGTGAACCAGCTAATCCAGATCGTAAAAAACTGGGATACTGTTGCTCAGCCGATTCAGGTTAGCACGAAGAGCCGAGGGCTCGATCACGACGCGAGTCACCGCGTTGCAAACCTCGTTCGCAGTTTGGCAATCCATATGTTTAACGAGCACGGAAAGCTCGATTTCTCGCAGCAACTCACGAATATGCTGCAGGAAGTGTTCGCGGAGGTTGCCGAGGTTGCCGAACGTACCGCTGAGGATGCAGATGCTCTTGCTGAGATTGCCGAAGAACAGCTTCGCTATGTCGAAGGTTTGGTAAACAAGGCTGAAGAGTGGCGAAGGGAAATAACCTATGAGGCGGAAGTCGGAGCCATTTTCAAGGATAAGCTTCGTATTTCCCCCGAAGGCATTGAGTGGAAAGGTCGCCGCTGGGATTTAGATTCTATCACTCGCGTTCGATGGGGTGGCACCAAGCATTCTGTAAACGGTATTCCAACTGGAACTACGTACAGTATCGTTTTCGGTAACAGCTCAAATTACACCTCAATTGAGCTAAAGAAAGAAGCTACCTACTCAAATTTTATTGACCGTCTATGGAAGGCAGTAGGTGTTCGCTTGTTAACAGAGTACCTACAGGGACTTCGAGAGGGGAAAAAGTATCGTTTCGGCTCTACCATCATGAGTGATCATGGTATGGAGCTGGAAAGGAAAAAACTTTTTGGCAGCAACGAGCGCATCTTTTGCCGTTGGAGCGAACTGGTGGTTTGGAATGGCGCCGGTGTTTTCTGTATAGGAAAAAAAGATGATAAGAAGCTGGCTGCAGCGTTCTCCTACCAAGAAGAGGACAACATTCATGTCTTAGAGGCAGTTATTCGAATGTTTTGGAAACAGGGTGGCGATAGGCTAAGTAGCCTCTTGGGGGAATAAAATTTATGGATGAAAAAGACAACAAACGCGGATTTTCTGGGCTCTCCGATCTGACCTCGGACACCCGGACTGTCCCACATGCTCAACGCCAAACCAGCCCACAGCCATCAGCGCCACAAAAATCAGTGTTCGCCTTGCTGGAGCTGACCAAGTGGCCAACTCTTCCGGCTCCATGGTCGAGCGTTGACAGCGGCGAGACCTGGATCTGGGGAGATTTCTTCCTGACCTTCCAGAAAAAGCCAAAGAACGTTCTTGACCTCACCATGGAAATGCAGGGGAAGAAAGCCGAGTACCGGGGGATGACCTATCACTACGCCATGTCGGTTTTCTACCGCATCGACAGGAATCCTCATGGACCATCGCACCGACCGATCATGACCATTGCCCTCGAGCAGGCCGATATGGGCATGCTGGCCAAAATGCTCGGCAGCGAAGCTGGCGAGCTCCTTCAAGCCGAGGGTGGCAGCAAAATGGGACCGCTGATGATTGGTCTCTTTACCGGCGAGACACGATTGAACCTTGGTGATTATGAAGGCGACACAAGCCCACAGTCGGTCAAGCGGAGGTTTTTCGAAATCCTGGGTCGGCAGTTGGGAGTAAGCGGCCAGCCAAAGATTATAGGCGACCTGGCGCAGGCGCATGGGCATCCGGATACGGGACTGCCCGCCAAAAAGAAAAACTCCGGATGCGCCCCTGTGATTCTTTTGTGCATTGGCATTGGTGGCCTGGGCGCTTGGGGGCTGACGTTCATATGAGGGAGCTCGGCATGGCGGTTTTGCGAGGCCCATATATTGGCTTGAGGATTTGAAATGAATGACAAGAAGGGATTTTCCAGATTATCGGATCTGACTTCAGATGTAGAACCCACATCTGAGAAGGATACAAGTCATACACCTATCCAGGAAAGAGGTGCATCTGGAATAAACCATGAGCATGCCTCCAGGAAACTGCCTGGTGAGGATAGTGATTCTTTTGCAAGAGAATCGGCGAAGGCAGGTTCTGGCAGTTTTTTTTCTGGGATAGTGAAGTTATTGCTGGCTATCCCTTGGCAACTTTATCTTGTGGGTGGTGTTGCAGGCTATTTCTATTTTCAAAGCGGAATTGAAGACAGAGAAATTAGTTCATTTCAAAGCGAAATTAGCTATTACCTCTCGAGAAATAACAACTCGAACAGTGTCCCTTCACTCATGCCAGGGGTTCTCCCTGTTGATCTTGGAGCAAGAACTGTCGACAGGATGCTTTTCCGGATAAAGGACGATTACAAGCCGAAATCTGCTGGAGACGTTTCTTATGTCGTGGGGTTTAATTGTTCAGATGAGGTAGTCGGCTCATATTCAGACGGAGCTTCCGGCTATCAGAAAAGTTGTGACATCTATGTTATCGATGTCCGTAGCCACACCTGGAGTTATGTCGGGAACTTCACCGGCTCCGAACCACCGAAGTCAAAAAAAGGCAGCGGGAGTAGAACGGGATCGCATCCAGCTCAGGACTATCTGAGAAGGGCTGGTGTTATGTGATTGGGGAATTTGTTCAAAGCTCGACATTAATTCAGGCTCTTTCTGGCATTGGCAACGGTGTCCGCAGCGCTTGGGAAGTGACCGTTTTATGAGTGAAATTGGAAGGTTTGACGTGCATGGCTGGTGATAACGATAATGATAAAAAAGGCTTTTCTGGTCTTTCAGACTTGGCGTCCGAGGTCAGTGACATCAATGAGCCCATAAAGCCGGAGCCAAAAACGGAGGCTAAGCCATCAACGCCTAAGCAACCACCCCAGCCCCAGCGGGACACTACGACTTCCGAACCCGAGCAAAAATCTACAAGCTCTCCTCCGCCTGTCGAAACAGTAAACACTGGCAATAACGAGGGCGGCTCTGGCGGCAAATGGATTCTTGGCATTATCAGTGTCATCTTTGTGATCTGGCTGATTAATAATGCAGAGCAGAGCAACAAAAAGCCTTCATATACTCAGCCATCGTCGTCACAGAGCTACGGTTCCCCGAAGAGCACACCGGCTCCGGTTACTCAAACGCAAAGCACCAGCCAAAGTGCCGGGCTGCAATATACAAAGCCTTCGGTCGGCTCCAATAACGTACTGTCCGTACCGGAAATTCGCTGGTGTATCCGCGAAGGCATTCGTATTGAAGCGATGCGCGACATCATTGATAACAATACGGGCATCGATGAGTTCAACCAAATCGTCAACGATTACAACAGCCGCTGCGGGAGCTACCGTTATCGCGAGGGTTCCCAGTCTCGAGCTGAACGTGATGTGGAAGCCTACAGAACCCAGATTGTCTCGGAAGCCATTCGGGAGGCCAGACAGTTGGGACGTTCCTATCAACCATCCTATCCATCTGTTTCACCAGGAGTATCGACCAGCACCGCTCCCAAGAAGCCCAATGCCCAATTCACTAGGGAGGCTCAACAGATCTTAACCGATCTTGGCTACGAACCCGGACCAGTCGATGGTGATTATGGCCGCCGGACTGCGGACTCGGTGAAGGCTTTTCAGCGTGATGCAGGTATCACCCAGGATGGTTGGATCGACCAGGATCTTCTTTCCGTGTTGAGGCGAGTTACCAGCCAGCGTTCCAGCTCGCCTCCGAGAGTTGAATCGAGACCAGCGAAAGAAACAAGAAGGTCAAGTGGAATCCCTGCTAATGCAAGTATTGATTACACCGGCCGCAAGTGGGTTTGCGATAGTGGCTATCGCCCTGAAGGTGATAAGTGTGTGAAATTCTATGTCCCACTTAACGCAAGCGTCGACTACACCGGCCGTAAATGGGTTTGCGACAGTGGTTATCAGCAGGTAGGTAACGAGTGCGTAAAACTTAAAGTTCCTGCGAATGCCAGTATTGATTACACCGGCCGCAAGTGGGTTTGCGATAGTGGCTATCGCCCTGAAGGTGATAAGTGTGTGAAGTTCTATGTCCCCCTGAACGCAAGCGTCGACTACACCGGCCGTAAATGGGTTTGCGATAGTGGCTATCGACCTGAAGGCGACAAATGTGTGAAATTTTCCGTTCCGGCGAATGCCAGCGTTGACTATACAGGTCGCAAATGGGTCTGTGATAGTGGCTACCGACCGGAGGGAGATAGATGCGTCAAGTTTTTCGTTCCTGCAAATGCCAGTGTTGATTACACTGGCCGCAAATGGATCTGTGACAGCGGCTATCAACGTGCAGGTGACAAATGCGTTTCCATTTTCGGGCAATAATTCATGCCTTGGACTTCGGAACACACTAAATGGCTGGTTGACACCGGCGAACGAACGACTGAAGACCGCCGACGGCAAGGAGGTCGAGGTCTGGGAGTTCCGTCATGAGAACGACGAGGCAGTGCTCTCCGCATGGGCGAAACACTTCCGCAATCATATTGCTTTGACGGCGAAATAGATTGTTGGCACAGAGGGCGCAAGTGCTCTCGCGGGGAGTATCTATACCTTTCTTAATTGAAGTTGCAGCGTTGTTGACAGGCACTCACAAACCTCATGACATAGTGTATCTATGTTCACGAAGTGCTCAGAGGCTTTGTTCGTTGGTCGCCTACCTGCAACTCCAAGTTGTTTGGGTATAAATACCATAAAGTTTCTGACCCCAAAGCTGCACTAGGTCCCAGCATACGCGCTGGCGATTTCGGCGAAGTGCTGGTAGCCGATTTTCTTGAATATCTATTCGGCTACTGGGTTCCACGCACTCGCTATAGTGACAAAACCATCCGAAACGAGTCGACAAAAGGCAGTCACATCGGCTTTCATATCGTCAAGGATGGCAAAGCATCTTCGAAGGATAGGCTGGAGATCTTTGAAGCGAAGGCGCAATTCTCAGGAAAGAAGGCCAAGGCGAGACTTCAAGATGTGTAGTCAGAAACACACACGATTCCTTCATCTATCTGGCCAATCACTCTTACGGGGATCTTTAGCATGTTAGCTCAATGAAATTTTCTGGAGCTGACAATGAGAACCCCTTTGTTACCTTGGTTTATCCTGTGGGTGACCATCCCAATCATTATTTTCTTTCTATTCATCTTGCCCGCCCATGCCAGTGATGGTCCATTCTATCAGCGTGGTCAGGAAGGCTGGTTTTGGTATCAGGTCATTCCTGAACCAACGGAGGCTGAAGAGCTTATAAAGCCGGAACTTGGTTCCGTTGAGCCCAGTCAGGACGAGCTAAAGCCCTTCAGTGCTGCCTGGTTTCGTGAGCACATGCAGTCGTTCATGGACAAGGCAATTGATGAGCCGACGAATGAGAACGTCAGAGCCTATCTGTATCTCCAGCGCGTCATGATGGATAAGGGCTCACAGTTTGCTGATGTTAGTCAGCAGGTGGTCATGGGCGATCCTGTCTTGGATGAAATCAGTCGCAGACCCTTGGCTACCTATGCTGCCAATCGGATGGATCGAGAAGCTGGCTCTCAACGAGATATTGCTTTAGGTGAAGTAGCAAAACGGGCTGGCTTGTTCTTCTTCTATCGTTCGGATTGCCCTTACTGCCATGCTCAAGCGCCTATCATCGAATCCATGGCTTTGAACTACGGTTTCGAGGTGTTTGCTATTGCTGTCGATGGCTTGCCTTTACCCGGTGGAGAGTTTCCCAATTACAAGATCGATTCAGGACAAGCACAATCGTTGTCCGTTACGACTGTTCCAGCGGTCTTTTTAGTAGACCCGCCTAATGTCATCACTCCGATTGGCCAGGGCGCAATGAGCCTTGATGAGCTCAATAATCGAATCATTCTTGCAGCCCATCAAGCCGGTTGGATTGACGATCAAACTTACTATGCCACCAGACCTGTTCAACCGGGCGTGTCACTCGCGATGTCAGCCCAAGAGCTTAACGAAAAGATATTACAGGACCCTGAGTTCCTTGTTCGCTATCTGCGTGCACAAGGAGGGTTATAACGATGAAAAAAGTATTTCAAGTATCGCTAATCGCGTGTGCGATTGGTTTTTCGTCTATGAGCCAAGCAAGTTTGCAACAGGAGATGAACCAGTTGTTTGGTTCAATGACCAACAGCACTGCGCCTGGTGTATTCGAGAGTCAACGACGTGGCGTTATATCTGGAGGAAGTGTTGTTGTTCGTAACAGGATCATGAATGAGAACCTCGTCTCCATGGTGCCACCGTCATTCCAAGCCGGTTGTGGCGGCATTGATATGTTCGCTGGAAGTTTGTCATTTGTTAACGCGGATCAGTT
The DNA window shown above is from Aliamphritea ceti and carries:
- a CDS encoding ATP-binding protein; the encoded protein is MENDLWLPKGYELPDGSKIRSRLYSGDEWQIFDTNGSNNILVTRPELMRKWNDCGFLDESLFTEVSSGTESFRSLSSHKKYSLTPVENGKSPESKVDALAFAFALKESRKLSQDASFQDAVYVEQYSRLLPTWTLKPHVDDQVVLGTWITGGVVISTESFRRLTTLKGWMPAGDLAEIVKAAGFTVPADAGLLAKRKPASQAKSDAKAAIAKEATEPEQPQTPEESAEAKVFKLPGRPQLEEFFNEHVIDIIFNAEKYQALGIDFPSAIVLHGPPGCGKTFAVERLVEFIDWPSYSIDSNSVGSPYIHETSKKISEVFDKAIDGAPSVVVIDEMESFLSDRRSGSSSGLHHVEEVAEFLRRIPEAIKNKVLIIAMTNLIEMIDPAILRRGRFDHIIEVGMPSREEVASLVNSLLSKLPKADGLNVDKILDALTGKALSDSAFVIREAARLAAKAGKTELDQTSIEAALNSLPKDQEKKNRRIGFVWDDK
- a CDS encoding peptidoglycan-binding protein, whose product is MAGDNDNDKKGFSGLSDLASEVSDINEPIKPEPKTEAKPSTPKQPPQPQRDTTTSEPEQKSTSSPPPVETVNTGNNEGGSGGKWILGIISVIFVIWLINNAEQSNKKPSYTQPSSSQSYGSPKSTPAPVTQTQSTSQSAGLQYTKPSVGSNNVLSVPEIRWCIREGIRIEAMRDIIDNNTGIDEFNQIVNDYNSRCGSYRYREGSQSRAERDVEAYRTQIVSEAIREARQLGRSYQPSYPSVSPGVSTSTAPKKPNAQFTREAQQILTDLGYEPGPVDGDYGRRTADSVKAFQRDAGITQDGWIDQDLLSVLRRVTSQRSSSPPRVESRPAKETRRSSGIPANASIDYTGRKWVCDSGYRPEGDKCVKFYVPLNASVDYTGRKWVCDSGYQQVGNECVKLKVPANASIDYTGRKWVCDSGYRPEGDKCVKFYVPLNASVDYTGRKWVCDSGYRPEGDKCVKFSVPANASVDYTGRKWVCDSGYRPEGDRCVKFFVPANASVDYTGRKWICDSGYQRAGDKCVSIFGQ
- a CDS encoding thioredoxin family protein, whose protein sequence is MRTPLLPWFILWVTIPIIIFFLFILPAHASDGPFYQRGQEGWFWYQVIPEPTEAEELIKPELGSVEPSQDELKPFSAAWFREHMQSFMDKAIDEPTNENVRAYLYLQRVMMDKGSQFADVSQQVVMGDPVLDEISRRPLATYAANRMDREAGSQRDIALGEVAKRAGLFFFYRSDCPYCHAQAPIIESMALNYGFEVFAIAVDGLPLPGGEFPNYKIDSGQAQSLSVTTVPAVFLVDPPNVITPIGQGAMSLDELNNRIILAAHQAGWIDDQTYYATRPVQPGVSLAMSAQELNEKILQDPEFLVRYLRAQGGL